Proteins encoded in a region of the Paenibacillus sp. E222 genome:
- a CDS encoding carbohydrate ABC transporter permease: MRVKKRLVSIGLNVLAWLLSLVVLIPFAVIVLNSFKSDAEAKVLKLTLPEKFIFENYKIVYEQGHLGGSFFNSLLHSTASSLLLVFVVAFSAFTLSRNYSKLSKFLYFFLILGITLPLNYIPLMEVMKSLGMINSHVGMILLYTAMGIPISLFITYAFVSNIPKELDEAAIMDGCNGIKLFLRIIVPLLTSVLVTVFVLNFLSVWNEFTAPLYMLNTVEMWPMTLAVYNFFGQFSAQWNLVSADIVLTSLPVLIVFLIGQKYIVGGLTSGAVKG; this comes from the coding sequence ATGCGAGTGAAAAAACGGCTGGTTTCCATCGGATTAAATGTACTTGCCTGGCTGCTTAGCCTGGTGGTCCTGATTCCTTTTGCCGTCATTGTGCTGAATTCATTCAAGTCCGATGCCGAAGCCAAAGTGCTCAAATTGACCCTGCCCGAGAAGTTCATCTTTGAAAATTATAAAATCGTCTATGAGCAGGGGCACCTGGGTGGTTCCTTTTTTAACAGTTTGCTGCATTCAACGGCTTCCTCCCTGCTGCTGGTATTTGTTGTCGCGTTCTCTGCCTTCACGTTATCAAGAAATTATTCGAAGTTAAGCAAGTTCCTATATTTCTTTCTCATTCTGGGCATTACACTGCCCTTAAACTACATTCCATTAATGGAGGTCATGAAGTCGCTGGGCATGATTAACTCGCATGTGGGCATGATTCTGCTCTATACCGCGATGGGTATCCCGATTTCGCTATTCATCACATATGCGTTTGTATCCAATATTCCAAAAGAACTGGACGAAGCAGCGATCATGGACGGATGCAACGGGATCAAGCTGTTTCTCCGAATTATTGTGCCTTTGTTAACCTCTGTACTGGTTACGGTATTTGTTCTTAATTTCCTGAGTGTCTGGAATGAGTTTACCGCCCCACTCTACATGCTCAATACCGTCGAGATGTGGCCGATGACGCTTGCTGTCTATAACTTCTTCGGACAATTCAGTGCTCAGTGGAACTTGGTGAGCGCGGATATCGTGCTTACGTCCCTGCCTGTGTTGATTGTGTTCCTGATTGGGCAAAAATATATTGTGGGTGGTTTGACTTCCGGGGCAGTTAAAGGTTGA
- a CDS encoding Rrf2 family transcriptional regulator, with translation MKQISSRFSIAVHTLSLIAVVPNECTGDFIAKSVNTNPVIIRRIMSKLKQAGLIEVRPGVGGASLLKDPADITLLDIYRALEVVEDGELFNFHKHPNPNCPVGSMIEQTLRAELIEAQLAMEQRLKRVTIQQMMDQVHVSE, from the coding sequence ATGAAACAAATCAGCAGTCGCTTTTCCATTGCGGTTCATACGCTGTCTCTGATCGCTGTTGTGCCCAATGAGTGCACGGGAGATTTTATCGCCAAAAGCGTGAATACCAATCCCGTCATTATTCGGCGCATTATGTCCAAACTGAAACAGGCCGGCCTGATTGAGGTCAGACCCGGGGTTGGCGGTGCTTCTTTGTTGAAGGACCCCGCGGACATTACCCTTTTGGATATCTATCGTGCGCTTGAGGTTGTGGAGGATGGCGAGTTGTTTAACTTCCACAAACATCCGAACCCAAATTGTCCGGTTGGCAGCATGATCGAACAAACCTTGCGCGCCGAACTTATTGAGGCTCAGCTAGCTATGGAGCAGCGTTTGAAACGTGTAACGATACAACAGATGATGGATCAGGTTCACGTCTCTGAATAA
- the imm48 gene encoding Imm48 family immunity protein, protein MTDFINADDINDVILAAAASELEQMVDKICELIGTPLEQTTELERQVIAAFGFGAVYGITHRDQLAEPQAHALSIRMLIKPFNYSEQQAVDFADDLIRVASDREVHPVMNTIIQRGIDGHRQFNQEDDEGLARNIQEILAAVQPERN, encoded by the coding sequence ATGACTGATTTTATCAACGCTGACGATATTAACGACGTAATTTTGGCTGCGGCGGCTTCAGAGCTGGAGCAGATGGTGGACAAAATTTGTGAACTGATCGGTACGCCTTTGGAACAGACAACAGAGCTGGAGCGTCAGGTGATCGCTGCTTTTGGATTTGGCGCTGTATATGGCATAACCCATCGGGATCAACTTGCGGAGCCACAGGCTCATGCACTGAGCATCCGGATGTTGATCAAGCCGTTTAACTATAGTGAGCAGCAGGCGGTGGATTTTGCCGATGATCTGATCCGGGTGGCTTCCGATCGTGAGGTTCATCCGGTGATGAATACGATTATCCAACGTGGGATTGATGGACACCGCCAATTCAATCAGGAAGACGATGAAGGGTTGGCCCGCAACATTCAGGAGATTTTAGCAGCGGTACAACCAGAAAGAAACTAA
- a CDS encoding SDR family oxidoreductase, protein MKILVTGATGHLGSLVVEALLQTVSAGELAVSVRNPEKAEALRTQGVDVRQGDFDQPETLEKAFAGVDRLLLISTDGDNETRIRQHQAAVHAAKKAGVGFIAYTSVVNAEKNTLSLAEVHRATEQAIRDSGIPYSFLRNNWYLENEAGSVQAASQGAPWVHATNASQVGWATRSDYAHAAAAVLTGEGHENSVYELSGKLRTQAELAAIVGEVLGQDINVQNVDDAAYADIMKGAGLPDFVVSMLVDMQSAIREGALAVESDTLEKLLGRPAQPLSEGVKAILGK, encoded by the coding sequence ATGAAAATTTTAGTTACTGGCGCAACAGGTCATTTGGGTTCACTGGTCGTAGAGGCACTGTTACAAACGGTATCTGCTGGGGAGCTCGCTGTAAGTGTACGCAACCCGGAGAAAGCGGAAGCATTGCGCACTCAAGGTGTGGACGTTCGTCAAGGTGATTTCGATCAACCGGAAACGCTGGAAAAAGCATTTGCAGGCGTGGATCGGCTTCTGCTGATCTCCACAGACGGTGACAATGAAACGCGTATTCGCCAACATCAAGCTGCCGTGCACGCTGCCAAGAAAGCAGGTGTTGGATTCATCGCTTATACCAGCGTTGTGAATGCGGAGAAAAACACCCTTTCACTGGCTGAAGTACATCGTGCCACAGAACAGGCTATCCGTGATTCCGGCATTCCTTATTCCTTCCTTCGTAACAACTGGTACCTGGAAAATGAAGCAGGCAGCGTTCAAGCAGCTTCCCAGGGCGCACCTTGGGTGCATGCAACTAACGCCAGCCAAGTGGGCTGGGCTACTCGCAGTGATTATGCACATGCTGCCGCTGCAGTACTGACAGGTGAGGGACATGAAAATTCAGTATATGAGTTGTCTGGTAAACTTCGTACTCAAGCTGAGCTTGCAGCCATCGTTGGGGAAGTGCTTGGACAGGATATCAACGTGCAAAACGTGGATGATGCCGCGTATGCAGACATTATGAAAGGTGCAGGTCTGCCTGACTTTGTAGTCTCCATGCTTGTTGATATGCAAAGTGCTATCCGTGAAGGGGCACTGGCTGTAGAGAGCGATACATTGGAGAAATTGCTTGGCCGTCCGGCTCAACCATTGAGTGAGGGTGTAAAAGCCATTTTGGGCAAGTAA
- a CDS encoding S8 family serine peptidase: MKRKSARLLSGFIATGVLLSSMFSMPAYAAPAYGALQPSESAKSILQSLTKEERQALNQLQVMDGEVIDAKVNTKSSDLVNVIVQFKSEPAAVALKRAALNNEKMSELTATSKVKQNHQQFKQYMKSLQQKRDLSYDAASIQITQEYETALNGVALTIPGIAVEDLMKSGVVKKVWADQEVALDLPETDTQSQFATGGGMQPRMADSVPYLGIDKLHEEGITGKGIKVGVLDTGIDYNHPDLTGAYKGYRAHAGEDPKQVDPATVKGWDFIDNDADPMETTYEDWENSGYKEQGVLAEAYYTSHGTHVSGTIAGQAKNDVGYAVKGVAPDVDLYVYRVLGPGGSGDMSGIIAGIDKAIEDELDVINLSLGAATNDPLDPSSIALNNAMLQGVVSMVAAGNDGPNEGTLGTPGASALAITIGASDVPLTIPTATVTLDVYSNSGAGETEETPVMEEEASSEGEETSVEEQEETPVVEDEASAEEEETPVVDEEARPTAEEPSLADEEAPPAEDTPALEEEVPAVGEEAPTKEAPAATYTEELPLFGKDFTDNLTTLEGKTYELVYAGLGNAFDFEGIDVQGKVALISRGEIALDAKIVNARKAGAAAAIIYNNVEGTIPNYLGEMNGYIPTFQMMRELGEKLKELNGVTVTFGAAGQTVTEGNKLADFSSRGPASVNDDIKPDIVAPGVAVFSTYPVFVNDHTGENYNIAYARISGTSMATPHMAGIAALLLQAHEEYTPFDVKTALMNTAVDLNGNYSVYEVGAGRVDPYRAVHTSIFAKVQDKTIHFSNDESILIDEITGSIVFDSAYLEEDGQGIVSDSRTVKVENKGDLAKTYNTSMKLLNDMNLNVHLPESITVSGGSTEEMTVSVDIPQDTPSGRYEGYVYLDTENAADHIQIPFSIRISEKGITSVEMIPPSVTNDTPFHQFLNRMTLSAILLGSPIDSVDVLLKDRETGEEIGFVGTLNSQSLLPGVEYLILNVFRGYAFPIENGEISNVARFVPEGSYTLEFIGTDSDSKQYSYERLVVVDNTAPEIDLGIEPGVYELNDSMLTEREGGQGVWYDGTAIDSTVQTFVDNGITDYDQSSNRVIFYENGSPFYSGDLPVSKEGNISFGITKEEYDNGYELRLFGMDVGTAANPVKDHRYGFISEGKPYVTSTYDKDEVRKGDTITQTIQLNNVEKLNGISFTLESMYDYKQFNRIEPTSELQALLDETGAEVKFSDPVVDQRELSFEASISGGSFEGITGDLDLFQVVFDVPKDEFYFKKSDVPLLEVKYTTVGMKENEEKLTLTAFNTDSYEVISKSSRTYGYVRPEAFMVNGEYLDFANDYSKMGIEVYAETASGERYEGTIQRQGEFLIDGIPATGETTTIYTRVRGHLPSRLAVVLSKTINGEYYGINQLNSSDFTYAGDINGDGAIDIYDMELVTKHYHTSDEIADIDQDGYVGDTEVNYITNNFGMTANYSTKEPVLQIGDKDLGYFLNKIQEMNSGGSGNNGGGSGNGGGSSTSQSPTPVPAPVPTPQPETNQNQVITKKDLNAVTNGTAKVDITVGKKIELPVNAGDLLGTNTLTLSQQGVLSLTIPSSVLKELQTKGGPGAAGGKIILDVKKQDVQAPETKQGLTWTLAGTAYEFELYLQVSSEKLSLSTLPEDITLTLFYNSDLNGNLIGMYNENSTNNNWDYAGGVVNTQQGTVTSNVSHMGTYAPWVYDKSFVDVASTHWASEAIKSLSAKHVLTGKTETAFDPQGQTTRAEFSALIVRTLGLEAKDNELPFGDVSKDAWYADSVAAAYQAGLVQGIANDKFAPTQTISREEMAVLMMRAYEYQTQSNHTKLAKAGYTDEANIASWAKEAVVKASELGVMKGSTGGGFKPKNSATRAETAQTVHNLLSLLK, encoded by the coding sequence ATGAAACGTAAATCAGCCCGATTGTTATCCGGTTTTATAGCAACAGGAGTCTTGTTGTCTTCTATGTTTTCCATGCCTGCTTATGCAGCGCCTGCCTATGGCGCTCTCCAGCCGAGTGAAAGCGCTAAGTCCATTCTGCAATCTCTAACGAAGGAGGAAAGACAAGCTCTAAACCAGCTTCAAGTGATGGATGGAGAAGTTATTGACGCCAAGGTGAATACTAAAAGTTCAGATTTGGTAAATGTGATTGTCCAATTCAAAAGTGAACCCGCTGCGGTCGCCTTGAAACGGGCTGCTTTGAACAATGAGAAGATGTCCGAGCTTACGGCGACAAGTAAAGTGAAACAAAATCATCAGCAATTCAAGCAATACATGAAGTCTTTGCAACAAAAGAGAGATCTATCTTATGATGCTGCTTCGATCCAAATCACTCAGGAGTATGAAACCGCACTAAATGGTGTTGCTCTAACCATCCCTGGCATAGCCGTAGAGGATTTGATGAAATCTGGTGTAGTAAAAAAAGTGTGGGCTGATCAGGAAGTGGCTCTTGATCTACCAGAGACAGACACACAAAGTCAATTTGCCACGGGAGGTGGAATGCAACCTCGAATGGCTGATAGTGTACCTTATCTTGGCATCGACAAACTTCATGAAGAGGGCATTACAGGGAAAGGAATCAAGGTCGGTGTACTGGACACCGGAATTGATTATAATCATCCGGATCTAACCGGAGCGTATAAAGGGTATCGTGCTCATGCGGGTGAAGATCCAAAACAAGTGGATCCGGCTACAGTTAAAGGTTGGGACTTTATCGATAATGATGCTGACCCGATGGAGACGACCTATGAAGATTGGGAAAATTCGGGCTATAAGGAGCAAGGTGTATTAGCAGAAGCTTATTATACTTCCCATGGAACACACGTATCGGGAACCATCGCTGGCCAAGCCAAAAATGACGTGGGGTATGCTGTAAAAGGTGTTGCTCCAGATGTAGACTTATATGTGTATCGTGTACTTGGCCCTGGTGGAAGTGGTGACATGAGTGGCATTATTGCCGGAATAGACAAAGCCATTGAAGATGAACTTGATGTTATCAATCTATCGTTAGGGGCTGCTACGAATGATCCGCTGGATCCTTCTTCGATTGCACTGAATAATGCGATGCTGCAAGGCGTGGTGAGTATGGTTGCCGCAGGTAATGATGGACCCAATGAAGGTACGTTAGGTACACCAGGAGCGAGCGCACTGGCCATTACGATTGGTGCTTCCGATGTTCCGTTAACTATTCCTACGGCTACTGTGACTTTGGATGTGTATAGCAATTCAGGTGCGGGAGAGACAGAGGAAACACCTGTAATGGAAGAAGAAGCATCTTCTGAGGGTGAGGAAACATCTGTAGAGGAGCAAGAAGAAACACCTGTAGTAGAAGATGAGGCATCCGCAGAGGAAGAAGAAACTCCTGTAGTGGATGAAGAAGCTCGACCAACAGCAGAAGAACCTTCTTTAGCAGATGAAGAAGCTCCACCAGCAGAAGATACACCTGCATTAGAAGAAGAAGTACCAGCAGTAGGAGAAGAAGCGCCAACGAAAGAAGCACCTGCTGCAACTTATACTGAGGAGTTACCTCTGTTTGGTAAAGACTTTACTGATAATCTGACCACCCTTGAAGGCAAAACCTACGAACTTGTTTATGCAGGGCTTGGTAATGCTTTTGATTTTGAAGGTATTGATGTACAAGGCAAAGTGGCCCTTATCTCTCGGGGGGAAATTGCACTCGATGCCAAGATCGTCAACGCAAGAAAAGCAGGGGCGGCAGCAGCAATTATTTATAATAATGTTGAAGGAACAATCCCAAATTATTTGGGTGAAATGAACGGGTATATTCCTACGTTCCAAATGATGAGAGAGCTTGGAGAAAAACTAAAAGAGTTGAACGGCGTGACGGTAACCTTTGGCGCAGCAGGCCAAACCGTTACGGAAGGAAATAAACTGGCCGATTTCAGTTCCCGAGGTCCAGCTTCCGTGAATGATGATATTAAACCCGATATTGTAGCTCCGGGCGTAGCTGTTTTTTCGACCTATCCTGTATTTGTGAATGATCATACGGGTGAGAATTATAACATTGCCTATGCAAGAATTTCGGGTACTTCCATGGCAACCCCGCATATGGCGGGTATTGCTGCACTTTTGCTCCAGGCACATGAAGAATATACACCTTTTGATGTAAAGACTGCTCTAATGAATACAGCTGTCGATCTGAACGGGAATTATTCCGTGTATGAAGTAGGGGCAGGCCGAGTAGATCCTTACCGGGCAGTCCACACATCCATATTTGCCAAAGTTCAGGATAAAACGATTCACTTCTCCAATGACGAATCCATCCTGATTGATGAAATTACAGGTTCCATCGTATTTGATAGTGCATATTTGGAAGAAGACGGCCAGGGAATCGTATCTGACAGCCGGACAGTTAAGGTAGAGAATAAAGGGGACCTTGCCAAGACGTATAACACTTCCATGAAGCTGTTAAACGATATGAACTTAAATGTTCATCTTCCAGAATCCATTACTGTAAGTGGCGGAAGTACGGAAGAGATGACTGTTTCAGTGGATATACCACAGGACACGCCGAGCGGCCGTTATGAAGGATATGTATATCTGGATACGGAAAATGCGGCGGATCATATTCAGATCCCATTCTCCATCCGCATTAGCGAAAAGGGCATTACTTCGGTGGAGATGATTCCGCCATCCGTTACAAACGATACCCCATTCCATCAGTTTCTGAACCGGATGACACTGAGTGCCATTCTTTTGGGCAGTCCCATTGATTCTGTAGATGTATTGCTGAAGGATCGCGAAACTGGCGAGGAAATCGGGTTTGTAGGTACCTTGAATTCGCAGTCCCTGCTACCGGGAGTGGAATATCTGATCCTGAATGTGTTTAGAGGTTATGCATTTCCGATTGAAAACGGGGAGATCTCCAACGTTGCACGATTTGTCCCTGAAGGCAGCTACACACTTGAATTCATCGGGACCGATTCGGACTCCAAGCAGTATTCATACGAAAGATTGGTAGTTGTGGACAATACAGCCCCCGAGATTGATTTGGGTATAGAGCCTGGTGTATACGAACTCAATGATAGTATGCTGACGGAAAGGGAAGGTGGACAGGGCGTCTGGTATGATGGCACAGCTATCGATTCAACAGTCCAAACCTTTGTTGATAATGGGATCACGGATTATGATCAATCTTCCAACCGTGTCATTTTCTACGAGAATGGCAGTCCCTTCTATTCCGGTGATTTGCCTGTTTCCAAAGAAGGAAACATATCATTTGGTATTACCAAAGAAGAATATGACAATGGTTACGAACTTCGACTCTTTGGAATGGATGTGGGTACAGCGGCCAATCCCGTCAAGGATCACCGCTATGGCTTTATTTCCGAAGGCAAACCTTATGTGACCAGCACATATGACAAAGACGAAGTGCGTAAAGGAGATACGATTACCCAGACTATTCAATTGAACAATGTGGAGAAGTTAAACGGTATTTCGTTTACCCTGGAATCGATGTATGACTATAAACAATTTAACCGGATTGAGCCAACGTCTGAGCTGCAGGCATTACTGGATGAGACAGGTGCTGAGGTGAAATTCAGTGATCCTGTAGTGGACCAAAGAGAACTCAGCTTTGAGGCATCCATCTCAGGTGGGTCCTTTGAAGGAATCACAGGGGATCTTGATTTGTTCCAGGTTGTCTTTGATGTACCCAAGGATGAATTCTATTTTAAGAAAAGTGACGTACCATTGCTTGAAGTGAAATACACGACGGTTGGCATGAAAGAGAACGAAGAGAAGTTGACATTAACCGCGTTTAACACAGACAGCTATGAAGTGATCTCCAAATCTTCAAGGACATATGGTTATGTACGTCCCGAAGCTTTTATGGTCAATGGAGAGTATTTGGATTTTGCAAACGACTACTCGAAGATGGGCATTGAAGTTTATGCAGAAACGGCTTCCGGGGAGAGATATGAGGGGACTATACAACGACAGGGTGAGTTCCTCATCGATGGCATTCCGGCAACAGGTGAAACGACGACCATCTACACACGTGTTCGCGGTCATTTACCTTCCAGGCTCGCAGTGGTTCTGAGCAAGACGATTAATGGCGAATATTATGGCATCAATCAACTGAATTCGTCTGACTTTACGTATGCAGGAGATATTAATGGGGATGGAGCCATCGATATCTATGACATGGAGCTTGTAACGAAACATTATCATACTTCGGATGAAATCGCTGATATCGACCAGGATGGTTATGTAGGAGACACGGAAGTCAATTATATTACGAATAACTTTGGAATGACCGCTAACTATTCTACCAAGGAGCCTGTTTTGCAAATTGGTGACAAAGACCTGGGTTACTTCCTCAATAAAATTCAAGAAATGAACAGTGGTGGTTCTGGTAATAACGGTGGCGGTTCGGGAAATGGCGGTGGATCTTCGACATCCCAATCCCCTACACCTGTTCCTGCACCTGTGCCAACGCCACAACCAGAAACTAATCAAAATCAGGTCATAACGAAAAAAGATTTGAATGCTGTGACAAACGGGACCGCAAAAGTGGATATTACAGTGGGTAAGAAGATTGAGCTGCCTGTCAATGCGGGGGATTTGTTAGGTACGAATACACTCACACTATCTCAGCAAGGTGTACTATCACTCACCATTCCATCTAGCGTATTGAAAGAACTGCAAACAAAAGGAGGTCCTGGTGCTGCTGGTGGCAAGATCATTTTGGATGTGAAGAAACAAGATGTACAAGCACCAGAAACGAAACAAGGTCTTACGTGGACACTTGCAGGTACGGCTTACGAATTCGAACTGTACCTTCAGGTTTCGAGTGAGAAGTTATCCTTGTCCACACTCCCGGAAGATATTACGCTGACACTCTTTTACAATAGTGATCTTAATGGTAATCTCATTGGAATGTACAATGAAAACTCAACTAATAATAATTGGGACTATGCCGGTGGGGTTGTAAATACCCAGCAAGGTACCGTCACTTCCAACGTGTCTCATATGGGCACGTATGCACCATGGGTTTACGATAAATCGTTCGTGGACGTGGCTTCAACGCATTGGGCAAGTGAAGCAATCAAGTCTCTTTCGGCGAAACATGTGCTGACGGGTAAAACAGAGACTGCGTTTGATCCACAAGGTCAAACGACTCGTGCCGAATTCTCAGCATTAATCGTAAGAACCCTGGGCTTAGAGGCGAAAGATAACGAATTGCCATTCGGTGATGTGAGTAAGGATGCCTGGTACGCAGATAGCGTGGCTGCTGCATATCAAGCAGGTTTGGTACAGGGAATAGCGAATGATAAGTTTGCTCCGACCCAAACCATTTCTCGTGAAGAGATGGCAGTGCTCATGATGAGAGCATACGAATACCAAACCCAATCAAACCATACCAAGTTGGCTAAAGCCGGTTATACGGATGAAGCAAACATTGCATCTTGGGCAAAAGAAGCTGTCGTTAAAGCTTCCGAGCTCGGTGTAATGAAAGGTTCAACTGGAGGGGGATTTAAACCCAAAAATAGTGCTACTCGTGCCGAAACGGCCCAAACGGTTCACAATTTATTGTCGTTGCTCAAATAA
- a CDS encoding RNA 2'-phosphotransferase encodes MDLMKLSKELSYALRHAPWEYELELDEGGWVEIPQLLVALHESPQWKDVTEADLEQMIQASEKKRHEINSGRIRALYGHSTPQKISKTPADPPEILYHGTPLRSVASIMEQGLQPRQRQYVHLSADMDTANQVGRRRDDQPIILKINAAQAAKEGIFFYHGNENIWLADHIPARYIEQ; translated from the coding sequence ATGGATCTGATGAAATTAAGCAAGGAACTTTCCTACGCCTTGCGTCACGCCCCTTGGGAGTATGAGCTGGAGCTGGACGAAGGGGGTTGGGTGGAGATTCCGCAATTGCTGGTGGCTTTACATGAGAGTCCACAGTGGAAGGACGTCACGGAAGCGGATCTGGAGCAGATGATTCAAGCTTCTGAGAAAAAGAGACATGAGATCAATTCTGGCCGCATCCGGGCATTATATGGTCATTCGACTCCGCAAAAGATATCCAAAACACCTGCCGATCCACCGGAGATACTCTATCATGGCACGCCACTGCGGTCGGTTGCTTCCATTATGGAGCAAGGTTTGCAGCCTCGTCAGAGGCAGTATGTTCATCTATCTGCAGATATGGATACCGCCAATCAGGTGGGACGAAGACGTGATGACCAGCCAATAATACTGAAAATTAACGCGGCTCAAGCGGCCAAAGAAGGTATTTTCTTCTATCATGGAAACGAAAATATTTGGCTGGCCGATCACATTCCGGCACGATATATCGAGCAATGA
- a CDS encoding carbohydrate ABC transporter permease: MNVNKIYPWYFSSGAIVLYLLFIVAPALLGIYYSFTDWNSYSSEKNFIGLEHFRTILAGDPTYLLFIKNTVLFTLITSIAKTVLGLFLALLLVSGVKAANLHRMIIFSPQVLSFLIVGLVFKSLLDPNNGFVNVTLRSLGLDVLAQNWLGSLTWAMPSIMAVDTWKGMGYIMVLFIAGLLAIPRDYYEAASIDGAGFWQKLFRITIPMLMPTITIATVLNITYGLRVFDAVYVLTNGGPGNATDVINTAVYSSFAKGYWGLGSALSTILFVIMAIISFFIIRLMNRKVEY; the protein is encoded by the coding sequence ATGAATGTGAACAAGATCTATCCCTGGTATTTCTCATCCGGAGCGATTGTGTTGTATCTGCTGTTCATCGTCGCTCCCGCCCTGCTGGGCATCTATTATTCCTTCACCGATTGGAACAGCTACAGTTCGGAGAAAAACTTTATTGGTCTGGAGCATTTCCGAACCATTCTGGCGGGTGATCCAACGTATTTACTTTTTATTAAAAATACAGTCCTTTTCACCCTGATTACTTCGATCGCCAAGACGGTTCTGGGCCTATTCCTAGCTCTGTTGCTTGTCAGCGGTGTGAAGGCCGCCAATCTGCACCGGATGATCATATTTTCACCCCAAGTCCTTTCGTTCCTGATTGTTGGCCTGGTCTTCAAAAGCCTGCTCGACCCCAACAACGGCTTCGTTAACGTGACGCTGCGTTCGCTGGGTCTGGACGTTCTGGCCCAGAACTGGCTGGGCTCCTTGACCTGGGCGATGCCATCCATTATGGCAGTGGATACGTGGAAAGGCATGGGGTACATTATGGTATTGTTCATTGCCGGACTGCTCGCCATTCCTCGTGACTATTATGAAGCGGCATCGATTGACGGTGCCGGCTTCTGGCAGAAGCTGTTTCGGATCACCATTCCGATGCTGATGCCGACGATCACCATCGCTACGGTGCTCAATATTACGTATGGGCTGCGGGTATTTGATGCGGTATATGTACTGACCAATGGTGGACCGGGCAACGCAACAGATGTGATTAACACAGCGGTGTATTCCTCTTTTGCTAAAGGGTACTGGGGGCTTGGCAGTGCATTATCCACAATTCTGTTTGTCATTATGGCGATCATCTCCTTCTTCATCATCCGCTTGATGAACCGAAAGGTGGAATACTAG
- a CDS encoding transcriptional regulator, with amino-acid sequence MIEGKIIKFYREKHRRTQGELVKGICSVTHLSKIERGMTEYSQEIMDMLCERLYIDMAREVTRYHQMNNVLDSWQEAIIMQRTAEAIRLKDKLEEEPLKGIPDLRLSYDLLQIRFYLFMNDMDEAERLIAEMEIPDESEHSYEHYFYHHVMGIYYFLTGHYTKSIQTLTSINQSKYTNHEYFYHLSLAYHSIYSNITSYYYAEKAIQHFRKTLNMVRIIDTETIMLVQLNSREYHDFSETKRRYENLIRICEDCGFIDRKAKLLNNLGYEYNRRKQYEDAAYWYRQALDIIPEKQPLYLMVLNNYIETCRLGKLIPANTLLDMSLKALHNSKLVADASYMELELQSVILQGQEQAYYEMIEERILPYYRELGSQYLAERYEEILFQYYMKHGEKDKALRLAKNRFKSQATLLI; translated from the coding sequence ATGATTGAAGGGAAGATTATTAAATTTTACCGGGAGAAACATAGACGAACTCAAGGAGAACTGGTGAAAGGAATCTGTTCAGTCACACATCTGAGCAAAATTGAGCGGGGAATGACAGAGTATTCACAGGAAATTATGGATATGCTCTGTGAGCGATTGTACATTGATATGGCAAGGGAAGTAACAAGATATCATCAGATGAACAATGTTCTGGATTCATGGCAAGAGGCCATTATTATGCAGAGAACAGCGGAAGCTATTCGTCTCAAAGACAAGTTGGAAGAAGAACCGTTAAAAGGTATACCTGACTTGCGTTTATCTTATGACTTGCTGCAGATCCGATTTTACTTGTTTATGAATGATATGGATGAAGCAGAAAGGCTTATTGCCGAGATGGAAATTCCGGATGAATCGGAGCATTCGTATGAGCATTATTTTTATCACCATGTGATGGGGATTTACTATTTCCTCACAGGGCATTATACGAAATCGATCCAGACCCTGACTTCAATAAATCAATCCAAATATACGAATCATGAATACTTTTATCATTTGTCTCTGGCCTATCACTCGATATATTCGAATATTACGTCTTACTATTACGCTGAGAAAGCTATCCAGCATTTTCGGAAAACTCTCAATATGGTGCGGATCATTGATACCGAAACCATTATGCTGGTTCAGCTCAATTCTCGTGAGTATCATGATTTTTCTGAGACGAAACGCAGATATGAGAATCTCATTCGGATTTGTGAGGATTGTGGTTTTATTGACCGAAAGGCCAAGCTGCTGAACAATCTGGGTTATGAATATAACCGGCGGAAGCAATATGAGGATGCTGCTTACTGGTACAGACAAGCGCTTGATATTATACCGGAGAAACAACCGTTATACCTGATGGTGCTCAATAATTACATAGAAACGTGTAGACTGGGTAAGCTCATTCCTGCAAACACGCTATTGGATATGTCTCTGAAAGCCTTGCACAACTCTAAACTTGTTGCAGACGCAAGTTATATGGAATTGGAACTCCAGTCTGTCATTTTACAAGGGCAGGAGCAAGCGTATTATGAAATGATAGAAGAGCGAATTCTTCCTTATTATCGTGAACTTGGTTCCCAATATCTCGCCGAACGTTATGAAGAGATATTGTTCCAGTACTATATGAAACATGGTGAAAAGGATAAGGCGCTCAGGCTCGCAAAAAATCGTTTTAAATCCCAAGCGACTCTACTTATTTAA